A window from Enterocloster bolteae encodes these proteins:
- a CDS encoding LysR family transcriptional regulator translates to MDINYELYKVFYHVAVTLSFSEASKQLFISQSAVSQSIKVLEKKLNQPLFIRSTKKVQLTPEGEILLKHIEPAMNLIKKGENQLLEAHTLNGGQLRIGASDTICRYYLVPYLNRFHKEFPNIHIKVINQTSIECARFLENGQADFIIANYPNSALAGSMNTRVINEFHDVFVASRSAFPLKGSKLALEELLRYPIMMLDRKSTTSEFLHQVFQKSQLDLVPEIELSSNDLLIDLARIGLGIAFVPDFCIPKNDEDLFILDLKEQLPSRQMMVAYNESLPVSQAARQFMDML, encoded by the coding sequence ATGGATATTAACTATGAACTTTATAAGGTATTTTACCATGTAGCGGTGACGCTGAGCTTTTCCGAGGCTTCCAAGCAGCTCTTTATCTCCCAGTCTGCCGTAAGCCAGTCCATTAAAGTCCTGGAGAAAAAGCTTAACCAGCCCCTGTTCATCCGAAGCACAAAAAAAGTACAGCTCACCCCGGAAGGGGAGATTCTGTTAAAACATATTGAACCTGCCATGAATCTCATAAAAAAGGGAGAGAACCAGCTGCTGGAGGCCCATACCCTAAACGGCGGACAGCTGCGTATCGGAGCCAGCGACACCATATGCCGTTACTACCTGGTCCCCTATCTGAACCGCTTCCACAAGGAATTTCCAAACATCCATATCAAGGTCATTAACCAGACCTCCATTGAATGTGCAAGGTTCCTGGAAAACGGGCAGGCCGACTTCATCATTGCAAACTATCCTAATTCCGCCCTGGCCGGCAGCATGAATACCAGGGTTATCAATGAATTCCATGATGTGTTCGTGGCCAGCCGCAGCGCATTTCCCCTGAAGGGATCTAAACTGGCCCTGGAGGAGCTGCTGCGGTATCCCATTATGATGCTGGACCGCAAGAGCACCACCAGCGAATTCCTTCATCAGGTATTCCAGAAAAGCCAGCTGGACCTGGTGCCGGAAATCGAATTGTCCAGCAACGACCTGCTCATCGACCTGGCCCGCATTGGCCTGGGAATTGCCTTTGTCCCTGACTTCTGTATCCCTAAAAATGACGAGGACCTGTTCATCCTGGATTTGAAGGAACAGCTCCCCTCCCGCCAGATGATGGTGGCCTACAACGAAAGTCTTCCCGTATCCCAGGCAGCCAGACAGTTCATGGATATGTTATAG
- a CDS encoding 6-phosphofructokinase, translating to MTEVRGNVIVGQSGGPTAVINSSLAGVFKTAKDRGARKVYGMLHGIQGLLQERYVDLEEHIKSDLDIELLKRTPSAYLGSCRFKLPEICDDREIYDKIFSILDKLEVEYFFYIGGNDSMDTIKKLSDYSLLNGSKIRFMGVPKTIDNDLAATDHTPGYGSAAKYIGAITKEVIRDGLVYDQQNVTILEIMGRNAGWLTGAAALAKGEDCEGPDMLFLPEVTFDVDSFMKKVEELHKKKASVVVAVSEGVKLADGRYVCELTDGIEFVDAFGHKQLTGTARFLAEKVNREVGCKTRAIEFNSLQRCASHIVSRVDITEAFQVGGAAVKEAFEGETGKMVILKRVSDDPYVCVTDIYDVHKVANVEKKVPREWINEAGDYVTEEFVNYIRPLIQAELTPIMTDGLPRHLYYTDVERK from the coding sequence ATGACAGAGGTAAGAGGTAATGTAATCGTAGGGCAGTCCGGCGGCCCCACCGCGGTGATTAATTCCAGCCTGGCCGGCGTGTTTAAGACAGCCAAGGACAGGGGAGCCAGGAAGGTATACGGCATGCTTCATGGCATACAGGGACTTCTGCAGGAGCGGTATGTGGATCTGGAGGAGCACATCAAGTCTGATCTGGATATTGAGCTTTTGAAGAGAACGCCCTCCGCGTATCTGGGTTCCTGCCGTTTCAAGCTGCCGGAGATATGTGACGACCGGGAGATATATGATAAGATATTCTCCATCCTGGACAAGCTGGAGGTGGAATACTTCTTCTATATCGGCGGCAATGATTCCATGGACACCATCAAGAAGCTTTCTGACTATTCCCTGTTAAACGGCAGTAAGATTCGCTTCATGGGCGTGCCCAAGACCATTGACAATGACCTGGCAGCCACGGACCATACCCCGGGATACGGAAGCGCGGCCAAGTATATCGGCGCTATTACAAAAGAGGTTATCCGGGACGGCCTTGTATATGACCAGCAGAACGTGACCATCCTGGAGATCATGGGCCGGAACGCGGGCTGGCTCACAGGGGCTGCTGCCCTGGCAAAGGGAGAGGACTGCGAGGGGCCGGACATGCTGTTCCTTCCCGAGGTAACCTTTGACGTGGATTCCTTTATGAAGAAGGTGGAGGAGCTCCATAAGAAGAAAGCATCGGTGGTGGTGGCTGTATCCGAGGGCGTGAAGCTGGCAGACGGCCGGTATGTGTGCGAGCTGACAGACGGCATTGAGTTTGTGGACGCGTTCGGACATAAGCAGCTTACCGGCACAGCCCGGTTCCTGGCAGAAAAAGTCAACCGGGAAGTGGGATGCAAGACAAGGGCCATTGAGTTCAATTCCCTTCAGCGCTGCGCCTCCCATATCGTGTCAAGGGTGGATATTACGGAAGCCTTCCAGGTAGGCGGTGCTGCCGTGAAGGAGGCATTTGAGGGCGAGACCGGCAAGATGGTTATTCTCAAGAGGGTGTCCGACGATCCTTACGTCTGTGTAACGGATATATACGATGTACATAAGGTGGCCAACGTGGAGAAAAAGGTTCCCAGAGAGTGGATTAATGAGGCGGGGGATTATGTGACCGAGGAATTTGTGAACTATATCCGTCCATTGATTCAGGCGGAGCTGACGCCCATTATGACGGATGGCCTGCCACGGCATTTGTATTATACGGATGTGGAGAGAAAGTAG
- a CDS encoding sigma-70 domain-containing protein translates to MEHDFFDMYLEEMRSITPLERDEMVSVLEGTARGDAGARSRLVEGCLGEVLEMVREYGDSELPLSDLVQEANTALMLAAIEYDGSEPWNELMTRRVKESVELALEEQRTENQIEETMAARVNVLQTVSQVLAKELGREATLEELSAKMKMSEDEVRDIMKLALDALTVNGEGQAAASGQDEEESPNPVRNGWNLEEGL, encoded by the coding sequence ATGGAACACGATTTTTTTGATATGTATTTGGAAGAGATGAGAAGCATTACACCGCTTGAAAGGGATGAAATGGTTTCTGTCCTTGAGGGAACAGCCAGGGGCGACGCAGGGGCCCGCAGCCGCCTGGTGGAGGGCTGCCTGGGGGAAGTGCTGGAGATGGTGAGGGAATACGGGGACAGCGAGCTTCCCTTATCAGATTTGGTCCAGGAGGCCAATACAGCCCTGATGCTGGCCGCCATAGAGTACGATGGCAGCGAACCCTGGAATGAACTTATGACACGCCGGGTAAAGGAAAGCGTGGAGCTGGCCCTGGAGGAGCAGAGAACGGAGAACCAGATTGAGGAAACCATGGCTGCCAGGGTCAATGTGCTTCAGACCGTGTCCCAGGTGCTGGCAAAGGAGCTTGGCAGGGAGGCGACCCTGGAGGAGCTTTCCGCTAAAATGAAGATGAGTGAGGATGAGGTCAGGGACATCATGAAGCTGGCCCTGGATGCGCTGACCGTCAATGGAGAAGGCCAGGCGGCGGCTTCCGGCCAGGATGAGGAAGAAAGCCCAAATCCTGTGAGAAACGGCTGGAATTTGGAGGAAGGCCTGTAG
- a CDS encoding histidine phosphatase family protein, translated as MKLYIIRHGQTDWNVQGRIQGRQDIPLNAAGRSQAQMLAKGMEKRPVTAIYSSPQLRAMETAMALAGNQGVEVIPLPELVEIGYGDWEGRTASDILTKERKLYEEWWQHPATVAPPGGETLNQVDARCKKAWERIKGEIKGDTAVVAHGGTLAHFIVHLLEGQPDAAEIVVGNASITTIEYDPVTGQCSLEGLNDCSHLL; from the coding sequence ATGAAACTCTATATCATACGCCATGGACAGACCGACTGGAATGTACAGGGAAGGATACAGGGAAGGCAGGATATCCCGTTAAACGCAGCCGGCCGCAGCCAGGCTCAGATGCTGGCAAAGGGAATGGAGAAACGGCCTGTGACAGCCATTTACTCCAGCCCCCAGCTGCGGGCCATGGAGACTGCAATGGCCCTTGCCGGGAACCAGGGGGTGGAGGTCATACCCCTGCCGGAGCTGGTGGAGATTGGATACGGCGACTGGGAGGGAAGGACTGCTTCGGATATATTGACAAAGGAACGAAAGCTGTATGAAGAATGGTGGCAGCATCCGGCCACGGTGGCGCCTCCCGGCGGAGAGACACTGAACCAGGTGGATGCCAGGTGCAAAAAAGCCTGGGAGCGGATAAAGGGGGAGATAAAAGGGGACACGGCTGTGGTGGCCCACGGGGGAACGCTGGCCCATTTTATTGTCCATCTTCTGGAGGGCCAGCCGGATGCAGCTGAAATTGTTGTGGGAAATGCCAGCATCACCACCATAGAGTATGACCCGGTTACCGGACAGTGCAGTCTGGAAGGGTTAAATGACTGCAGCCATTTATTGTGA